A region from the Vanessa tameamea isolate UH-Manoa-2023 chromosome 3, ilVanTame1 primary haplotype, whole genome shotgun sequence genome encodes:
- the LOC113397280 gene encoding protein kinase C-binding protein NELL1-like isoform X1, protein MAGARALVAACCCWWWLTNAAATELDLLAALSLHNTTRAGVIVAPGMQPQRTAYSLQGESRSLQVEGEAFERAAELLRRSPEFTLLATLRQEPANSGTILSFSHGYNRYLELQSSGRRDEVRLHYVAAGSATARVETFPYRLADGAWHRVALAVSGAQATLLVDCHPLYRRLIPPPDRNFTQPQLSLWVGQRNSKHSLFKGTIQEVRLVSGPHGYLVQCPGLDSECPTCGQFALLQATVQELTSHIHDLSHKLVGAEARLARLEQCDCQKSCYSNGTVHADGATWQKDCNRCSCVHGEITCRPVECDRAECKNPVLHPGECCPTCLRQCLLKGTLYEHGERFAPKECAECVCHDGNMQCTRVDPETACPTLPCDAPDQFTVPGECCKFCPGVDYCSMGHSCDENATCMNLNTKYTCKCNQGFQGDGITCEDVDECQAAGGLYGHHCHSNTRCVNVVGSYVCQCLPGYTRRDKFNCIEVDECASETHGCHTHAQCSNTPGSYSCRCRDGYSGDGHTCTPICTGGCLNGGVCASPERCSCARGFGGARCERDVDECDALAHPAARAPCVPRALCVNTPGSYYCVCRDGYRRDPHRDHCEDVDECTEGFHTCHPSARCVNTDGSFRCECDTQECELSCSWQGQIFSDGAQWAEAGGCRACVCTAGVAACVRAPCTCDRDNTSIAIQSTASSLALAPASCCPHCEARFHCRHQEMHHVTFRSGERWLYQCQICECLLGEVDCWEPECEEGAGCCASGTGGAGAEGAEGAGEWRAPHRLELAGCAPPHCPTCQGGQCATLSAARRGGGAGAGGAVVGPRASPAPQAPRRAALEPP, encoded by the exons CCACCGAGCTAGACTTGTTGGCCGCGCTGTCGTTGCACAACACGACGCGTGCTGGCGTCATTGTTGCTCCAGGCATGCAGCCGCAGCGCACCGCCTACTCCCTGCAAG GGGAGTCGCGGTCGCTGCAGGTTGAGGGCGAGGCGTTTGAACGTGCAGCGGAATTGTTACGCCGCTCACCCGAGTTTACATTGCTTGCGACACTGCGACAGGAGCCCGCTAACTCTGGCACGATACTTTCCTTCTCACACGGCTACAACAG GTACTTGGAGCTGCAGTCGAGCGGACGGCGAGATGAGGTGCGGTTACACTATGTGGCAGCTGGGAGTGCGACAGCTCGGGTGGAAACATTCCCATATCGATTGGCGGACGGGGCTTGGCACCGCGTAGCACTGGCTGTGTCTGGTGCACAAGCCACGTTACTCGTAGACTGCCACCCGCTCTATCGTCGTCTCATACCGCCGCCCGATCGGAACTTCACCCAGCCTCAGCTCTCGTTGTGGGTTGGACAGAGAAATAGCAAGCATTCGTTATTTAAG gGAACTATTCAAGAGGTAAGACTCGTGAGCGGGCCTCACGGCTACCTGGTACAGTGCCCGGGGCTGGACTCCGAATGCCCTACTTGTGGGCAGTTTGCACTACTTCAGGCTACCGTACAGGAATTGACATCGCATATCCATGACCTCTCACATAAG ttGGTGGGTGCAGAAGCTCGACTTGCGCGGCTGGAACAGTGCGACTGTCAAAAGTCATGCTATTCCAACGGCACAGTGCATGCTGATGGTGCCACTTGGCAAAAAGACTGCAATCGTTGCTCCTGCgtg catGGTGAGATTACGTGCAGGCCGGTAGAGTGCGATAGAGCAGAATGTAAAAATCCAGTATTACATCCAGGAGAATGTTGTCCTACTTGTCTTA gACAATGTTTACTAAAAGGCACGCTCTACGAACACGGCGAAAGATTCGCACCGAAGGAGTGCGCAGAGTGCGTGTGTCACGACGGCAATATGCAGTGCACACGCGTCGACCCCGAAACAGCATGCCCAACATTGCCTTGCGACGCTCCCGATCAGTTCACAGTGCCCGGAGAATGTTGTAAATTTTGTCCAG GGGTGGACTACTGTAGTATGGGTCATTCGTGTGACGAGAATGCGACATGTATGAATCTCAATACAAAGTACACTTGTAAGTGCAACCAAGGTTTTCAAGGAGACGGAATTACATGTGAAG ATGTGGATGAATGTCAGGCAGCGGGCGGGCTGTACGGGCACCACTGTCACTCCAACACGCGGTGCGTCAACGTGGTGGGAAGCTACGTCTGTCAGTGTCTGCCTGGATACACCAGACGAGATAAATTTAACTGCATTGAG GTGGATGAGTGCGCGAGCGAGACTCACGGCTGCCACACGCACGCGCAATGTAGCAACACGCCTGGCTCGTATTCCTGCCGCTGTCGCGACGGATACTCCGGCGACGGGCACACTTGCACGC CAATTTGCACGGGAGGCTGCCTAAATGGCGGAGTGTGCGCGTCACCTGAGCGTTGCTCGTGTGCGCGCGGCTTCGGAGGCGCGCGGTGCGAGCGGGACGTGGACGAGTGCGACGCGCTCGCGCAccccgccgcccgcgcgcccTGCGTGCCGCGCGCGCTCTGCGTCAACACGCCTGGGTCCTACTACTGCGTGTGTAGAGACGGATACAGGCGGGATCCACATCGCGATCATTGTGAAg ATGTAGATGAGTGCACGGAAGGCTTCCATACATGTCATCCGAGCGCGCGCTGCGTGAATACTGACGGTAGTTTCAGATGCGAGTGCGACACACAGGAATGTGAACtta GTTGCTCATGGCAAGGGCAGATCTTCTCCGATGGCGCTCAGTGGGCGGAGGCGGGCGGTTGCCGCGCTTGTGTGTGTACGGCCGGCGTCGCTGCCTGCGTACGGGCACCCTGCACTTGCGATAGAGATAATACCTCGATTGCG ATCCAAAGCACTGCATCGTCACTTGCACTGGCGCCGGCCTCGTGCTGTCCACATTGCGAGGCTCGCTTCCACTGTCGTCACCAGGAGATGCATCACGTCACCTTCCGAAGCGGCGAGCGCTGGCTCTACCAGTGCCAGATCTGTGAATGCCTC CTGGGAGAGGTAGACTGCTGGGAGCCCGAGTGCGAGGAGGGCGCGGGCTGCTGCGCGAGCGGcacgggcggcgcgggcgcggagGGCGCGGAGGGCGCGGGCGAGTGGCGCGCGCCGCACCGCCTCGAGCTCGCGGGCTGCGCGCCGCCGCACTGCCCCACCTGCCAA GGCGGGCAGTGTGCTACTTTG AGCGCGGCGCGACGTGGCGGCGGCGCTGGCGCTGGCGGCGCTGTGGTGGGGCCGCGCGCCTCACCCGCACCGCAAGCACCGCGGCGCGCGGCGCTAGAGCCGCCCTGA
- the LOC113397280 gene encoding protein kinase C-binding protein NELL1-like isoform X2: MAGARALVAACCCWWWLTNAAATELDLLAALSLHNTTRAGVIVAPGMQPQRTAYSLQGESRSLQVEGEAFERAAELLRRSPEFTLLATLRQEPANSGTILSFSHGYNRYLELQSSGRRDEVRLHYVAAGSATARVETFPYRLADGAWHRVALAVSGAQATLLVDCHPLYRRLIPPPDRNFTQPQLSLWVGQRNSKHSLFKGTIQEVRLVSGPHGYLVQCPGLDSECPTCGQFALLQATVQELTSHIHDLSHKLVGAEARLARLEQCDCQKSCYSNGTVHADGATWQKDCNRCSCVHGEITCRPVECDRAECKNPVLHPGECCPTCLRQCLLKGTLYEHGERFAPKECAECVCHDGNMQCTRVDPETACPTLPCDAPDQFTVPGECCKFCPGVDYCSMGHSCDENATCMNLNTKYTCKCNQGFQGDGITCEDVDECQAAGGLYGHHCHSNTRCVNVVGSYVCQCLPGYTRRDKFNCIEVDECASETHGCHTHAQCSNTPGSYSCRCRDGYSGDGHTCTPICTGGCLNGGVCASPERCSCARGFGGARCERDVDECDALAHPAARAPCVPRALCVNTPGSYYCVCRDGYRRDPHRDHCEDVDECTEGFHTCHPSARCVNTDGSFRCECDTQECELSCSWQGQIFSDGAQWAEAGGCRACVCTAGVAACVRAPCTCDRDNTSIAIQSTASSLALAPASCCPHCEARFHCRHQEMHHVTFRSGERWLYQCQICECLLGEVDCWEPECEEGAGCCASGTGGAGAEGAEGAGEWRAPHRLELAGCAPPHCPTCQSAARRGGGAGAGGAVVGPRASPAPQAPRRAALEPP, translated from the exons CCACCGAGCTAGACTTGTTGGCCGCGCTGTCGTTGCACAACACGACGCGTGCTGGCGTCATTGTTGCTCCAGGCATGCAGCCGCAGCGCACCGCCTACTCCCTGCAAG GGGAGTCGCGGTCGCTGCAGGTTGAGGGCGAGGCGTTTGAACGTGCAGCGGAATTGTTACGCCGCTCACCCGAGTTTACATTGCTTGCGACACTGCGACAGGAGCCCGCTAACTCTGGCACGATACTTTCCTTCTCACACGGCTACAACAG GTACTTGGAGCTGCAGTCGAGCGGACGGCGAGATGAGGTGCGGTTACACTATGTGGCAGCTGGGAGTGCGACAGCTCGGGTGGAAACATTCCCATATCGATTGGCGGACGGGGCTTGGCACCGCGTAGCACTGGCTGTGTCTGGTGCACAAGCCACGTTACTCGTAGACTGCCACCCGCTCTATCGTCGTCTCATACCGCCGCCCGATCGGAACTTCACCCAGCCTCAGCTCTCGTTGTGGGTTGGACAGAGAAATAGCAAGCATTCGTTATTTAAG gGAACTATTCAAGAGGTAAGACTCGTGAGCGGGCCTCACGGCTACCTGGTACAGTGCCCGGGGCTGGACTCCGAATGCCCTACTTGTGGGCAGTTTGCACTACTTCAGGCTACCGTACAGGAATTGACATCGCATATCCATGACCTCTCACATAAG ttGGTGGGTGCAGAAGCTCGACTTGCGCGGCTGGAACAGTGCGACTGTCAAAAGTCATGCTATTCCAACGGCACAGTGCATGCTGATGGTGCCACTTGGCAAAAAGACTGCAATCGTTGCTCCTGCgtg catGGTGAGATTACGTGCAGGCCGGTAGAGTGCGATAGAGCAGAATGTAAAAATCCAGTATTACATCCAGGAGAATGTTGTCCTACTTGTCTTA gACAATGTTTACTAAAAGGCACGCTCTACGAACACGGCGAAAGATTCGCACCGAAGGAGTGCGCAGAGTGCGTGTGTCACGACGGCAATATGCAGTGCACACGCGTCGACCCCGAAACAGCATGCCCAACATTGCCTTGCGACGCTCCCGATCAGTTCACAGTGCCCGGAGAATGTTGTAAATTTTGTCCAG GGGTGGACTACTGTAGTATGGGTCATTCGTGTGACGAGAATGCGACATGTATGAATCTCAATACAAAGTACACTTGTAAGTGCAACCAAGGTTTTCAAGGAGACGGAATTACATGTGAAG ATGTGGATGAATGTCAGGCAGCGGGCGGGCTGTACGGGCACCACTGTCACTCCAACACGCGGTGCGTCAACGTGGTGGGAAGCTACGTCTGTCAGTGTCTGCCTGGATACACCAGACGAGATAAATTTAACTGCATTGAG GTGGATGAGTGCGCGAGCGAGACTCACGGCTGCCACACGCACGCGCAATGTAGCAACACGCCTGGCTCGTATTCCTGCCGCTGTCGCGACGGATACTCCGGCGACGGGCACACTTGCACGC CAATTTGCACGGGAGGCTGCCTAAATGGCGGAGTGTGCGCGTCACCTGAGCGTTGCTCGTGTGCGCGCGGCTTCGGAGGCGCGCGGTGCGAGCGGGACGTGGACGAGTGCGACGCGCTCGCGCAccccgccgcccgcgcgcccTGCGTGCCGCGCGCGCTCTGCGTCAACACGCCTGGGTCCTACTACTGCGTGTGTAGAGACGGATACAGGCGGGATCCACATCGCGATCATTGTGAAg ATGTAGATGAGTGCACGGAAGGCTTCCATACATGTCATCCGAGCGCGCGCTGCGTGAATACTGACGGTAGTTTCAGATGCGAGTGCGACACACAGGAATGTGAACtta GTTGCTCATGGCAAGGGCAGATCTTCTCCGATGGCGCTCAGTGGGCGGAGGCGGGCGGTTGCCGCGCTTGTGTGTGTACGGCCGGCGTCGCTGCCTGCGTACGGGCACCCTGCACTTGCGATAGAGATAATACCTCGATTGCG ATCCAAAGCACTGCATCGTCACTTGCACTGGCGCCGGCCTCGTGCTGTCCACATTGCGAGGCTCGCTTCCACTGTCGTCACCAGGAGATGCATCACGTCACCTTCCGAAGCGGCGAGCGCTGGCTCTACCAGTGCCAGATCTGTGAATGCCTC CTGGGAGAGGTAGACTGCTGGGAGCCCGAGTGCGAGGAGGGCGCGGGCTGCTGCGCGAGCGGcacgggcggcgcgggcgcggagGGCGCGGAGGGCGCGGGCGAGTGGCGCGCGCCGCACCGCCTCGAGCTCGCGGGCTGCGCGCCGCCGCACTGCCCCACCTGCCAA AGCGCGGCGCGACGTGGCGGCGGCGCTGGCGCTGGCGGCGCTGTGGTGGGGCCGCGCGCCTCACCCGCACCGCAAGCACCGCGGCGCGCGGCGCTAGAGCCGCCCTGA
- the LOC113397542 gene encoding uncharacterized protein LOC113397542 translates to MRNSGLILFMCAGLLLSGGAILGGSTVWSLLRMSYYFWTSDLGVELGSSVLFVSGSLLCLPVSWLATLVPYHPRSITLLAILMMIVTSGMMLLSIGMSSIMGLSRALRDTNALNSSMLRAMSFEAMAVKTAFASMQLELKCCGVHSPYDWYKYGRTFPPSCCGRVWNGKHVEQCEIPLYSVGCLRPARAELRMYANSLAVLACAIIIVKAVTLFAAAYSLVAGLVESNPVEFKPPQPLRIACLTSPPLMSGVPYAIPKIPGPI, encoded by the exons ATGAGAAATAGTGGGTTAATTTTGTTCATGTGCGCGGGCCTGTTACTC AGCGGCGGCGCAATCCTTGGCGGATCAACGGTATGGAGTCTGCTACGGATGTCCTACTACTTCTGGACATCTGACCTGGGAGTGGAACTTGGCTCCAGCGTGCTGTTCGTGTCGGGCTCCTTACTGTGCCTACCAGTATCCTGGCTAGCGACACTAGTTCCATACCATCCTAGATCGATAACACTTCTAGCTATC CTGATGATGATAGTGACTTCCGGAATGATGTTATTATCAATAGGTATGTCGTCCATTATGGGGCTATCGCGAGCATTACGTGATACGAACGCTCTGAATTCAAGCATGCTGCGTGCGATGTCATTTGAAGCAATGGCTGTCAAAACCGCTTTCGCGTCAATGCAGTTAGAG CTAAAGTGTTGTGGTGTTCACTCGCCCTACGATTGGTATAAATACGGACGTACTTTTCCACCTTCGTGTTGTGGACGTGTTTGGAATGGAaag CATGTCGAACAATGCGAAATACCGCTGTACAGCGTGGGCTGTCTGCGCCCCGCAAGGGCTGAGCTGCGTATGTATGCAAATTCTCTGGCCGTGCTCGCTTGCGCAATTATTATcgttaag gCGGTGACATTATTCGCAGCTGCGTACTCTCTTGTAGCAGGACTCGTTGAGAGTAACCCAGTTGAATTTAAGCCGCCACAGCCGCTACGCATCGCGTGCTTGACGTCGCCACCGCTTATGTCTGGGGTTCCATACGCGATCCCCAAAATTCCCGGCccgatataa
- the LOC113397378 gene encoding uncharacterized protein LOC113397378 has product MHLLRQRACDELLEHPLLRTPPPEPERPRPPRIRKPREFKLPPRFPLLSKDFYATWCNHQKELQMSKHKVDDHPPELFPELYLKPRRLDYYARQLEENMNVNKELLKRINLIQRTGGFVDCWMYPEPTDTYNKLLCKQRQRVLDEIRRQNHYLYSRLLIARSEQPLTKELEELWQDTKHKLILGASLPFILFKTEKIDRDIKDPAFDKPFHVQRSKVSMEIWVVGGSKIGRVIIELFTDIAPKTCQMFLSLIKGDPKGHAYMGTRIFRVVPNLYCRGGDVTKDNGFGTYIPDNLTEPMVPENYRLNHTVPGVLSMVVTPDDEVYGQFNIIFKPLPQFDGKHVVFGRIVAGPTQALERISALGLPLGTTTSDCVIRYCGWFTRSGQYREGNPTTIKFPPRRKVKK; this is encoded by the exons ATGCATCTTCTACGACAACGCGCTTGCGATGAGCTGCTCGAACATCCTCTCCTGCGCACTCCTCCGCCAGAGCCGGAACGACCGCGTCCTCCACGCATCCGCAAACCCAGAGAATTTAAACTC CCACCAAGATTTCCGCTGTTGTCGAAAGATTTCTACGCAACCTGGTGTAATCATCAAAAAgag ttACAAATGTCAAAACATAAAGTAGATGATCATCCACCGGAACTATTTCCTGAACTGTACCTGAAACCGCGTCGCCTCGATTACTACGCGCGTCAACTTGAGGAAAATATGAACGTTAACAAAGAACTGCTGAAACGAATCAATCTTATACAGAGGACTGGT GGTTTCGTGGATTGTTGGATGTATCCCGAGCCAACTGACACCTACAACAAATTGCTGTGTAAGCAAAGACAGCGAGTGCTTGATGAAATACGCAGGCAAAACCACTATCTCTACTCAAGATTACTTATTGCG agATCAGAACAACCGCTTACGAAAGAACTGGAAGAACTTTGGCAAGACACAAAACACAAACTTATATTGGGAGCTTC attaccatttattttatttaaaactgagAAAATTGACCGTGACATCAAAGATCCCGCGTTTGATAAACCTTTCCACGTGCAGCGAAGCAA GGTATCAATGGAAATATGGGTCGTTGGTGGCTCTAAAATAGGACGAGTTATTATTGAACTGTTCACGGATATAGCACCGAAGACATGCCAGATGTTTCTTAGTTTAATAAAAGGAGACCCCAAAGGACACGCGTATATGGGCACTAGAATATTTAG AGTCGTTCCTAATTTATATTGCCGAGGAGGAGATGTCACGAAAGACAATGGTTTTGGTACATATATTCCTGATAATTTGACTGAACCAATGGTACCCGAAAACTACAGACTGAATCACACTGTACCCg GTGTTCTCTCAATGGTCGTGACACCTGATGATGAAGTATATggacaatttaatataatttttaagccATTACCACAATTTGATGGTAAACATGTCGTTTTTGGTCGG ATAGTAGCTGGTCCGACCCAAGCGCTAGAGCGAATTAGTGCTCTCGGCCTGCCTCTCGGCACGACGACGTCCGACTGCGTTATCCGCTACTGCGGGTGGTTCACGCGCTCTGGGCAGTATCGTGAGGGTAATCCTACTACTATTAAATTTCCTCCAAGACGTAAGGTCAAGAAATAa
- the LOC113397379 gene encoding tetraspanin-9-like isoform X2 — protein MAIGGAMDACGRCMKISLVVINMLTFVGGAIALAVGLWVWVSRSFPSTLMSNNMFIASVAVVVVMGAAMMILSLLGCCGAAKEVKCMLLTYYILVFIMFVVMLVGGILLFVFREKVLMTLEREMHASIPYYGVRHEYTRAWDETQTNLQCCGVKSYKDWNDNVPESCCREIYPGKRQDCKYSQNPTTMYMDGCISKTVELLREDAVFVGAVAIIVALIMVLALIFSCGLFVKIE, from the exons ATGGCAATAGGCGGCGCCATGGATGCCTGTGGGAGATGTATGAAAATATCCCTGGTGGTCATTAATATGCTAactttt GTGGGTGGTGCGATAGCTCTGGCTGTCGGTTTATGGGTATGGGTGTCAAGGTCGTTTCCAAGCACACTCATGAGCAACAATATGTTCATCGCGTCAGTGGCAGTGGTGGTGGTGATGGGCGCTGCAATGATGATATTATCCCTTCTCGGCTGCTGTGGAGCAGCTAAGGAAGTCAAATGCATGTTACTAACG tatTACATATTGGTATTCATCATGTTCGTGGTGATGCTGGTAGGCGGCATCCTGTTGTTCGTGTTCAGGGAGAAGGTGCTCATGACCCTCGAGAGAGAGATGCACGCCTCTATCCCTTATTATGGAGTGAGGCATGAGTATACACGGGCGTGGGACGAAACGCAAACTAACCTCCAGTGCTGCGGTGTAAAGAGTTACAAAGACTGGAACGATAATGTTCCTGAGAGCTGCTGTCGAGAAATCTACCCGGGGAAA cgACAGGACTGCAAGTATTCACAAAATCCAACAACGATGTACATGGATGGTTGTATTAGCAAAACAGTAGAATTATTGCGAGAAGATGCAGTTTTCGTGGGAGCTGTAGCTATAATTGTAGCTTTGATAATG gtgCTGGCCCTCATATTTTCTTGTGGATTATTCGTGAAAATAGAGTGA
- the LOC113397379 gene encoding tetraspanin-9-like isoform X1 produces MKDILNIGTKTCSRHVKSKTKQSDAHWRAAMAIGGAMDACGRCMKISLVVINMLTFVGGAIALAVGLWVWVSRSFPSTLMSNNMFIASVAVVVVMGAAMMILSLLGCCGAAKEVKCMLLTYYILVFIMFVVMLVGGILLFVFREKVLMTLEREMHASIPYYGVRHEYTRAWDETQTNLQCCGVKSYKDWNDNVPESCCREIYPGKRQDCKYSQNPTTMYMDGCISKTVELLREDAVFVGAVAIIVALIMVLALIFSCGLFVKIE; encoded by the exons atgaaagatattttaaatataggcaCTAAAACGTGTTCGCGACATGTTAAAAGCAAAACTAAACAAAGTGATGCTCATTGGag AGCGGCGATGGCAATAGGCGGCGCCATGGATGCCTGTGGGAGATGTATGAAAATATCCCTGGTGGTCATTAATATGCTAactttt GTGGGTGGTGCGATAGCTCTGGCTGTCGGTTTATGGGTATGGGTGTCAAGGTCGTTTCCAAGCACACTCATGAGCAACAATATGTTCATCGCGTCAGTGGCAGTGGTGGTGGTGATGGGCGCTGCAATGATGATATTATCCCTTCTCGGCTGCTGTGGAGCAGCTAAGGAAGTCAAATGCATGTTACTAACG tatTACATATTGGTATTCATCATGTTCGTGGTGATGCTGGTAGGCGGCATCCTGTTGTTCGTGTTCAGGGAGAAGGTGCTCATGACCCTCGAGAGAGAGATGCACGCCTCTATCCCTTATTATGGAGTGAGGCATGAGTATACACGGGCGTGGGACGAAACGCAAACTAACCTCCAGTGCTGCGGTGTAAAGAGTTACAAAGACTGGAACGATAATGTTCCTGAGAGCTGCTGTCGAGAAATCTACCCGGGGAAA cgACAGGACTGCAAGTATTCACAAAATCCAACAACGATGTACATGGATGGTTGTATTAGCAAAACAGTAGAATTATTGCGAGAAGATGCAGTTTTCGTGGGAGCTGTAGCTATAATTGTAGCTTTGATAATG gtgCTGGCCCTCATATTTTCTTGTGGATTATTCGTGAAAATAGAGTGA